From Triticum aestivum cultivar Chinese Spring chromosome 4A, IWGSC CS RefSeq v2.1, whole genome shotgun sequence, a single genomic window includes:
- the LOC123087904 gene encoding RNA demethylase ALKBH9B, with product MAAGDGADPMELVRGQYDADELAIAGEFLTTWLPFLSAGLCPSCVGSLRGRVASLLPPPPPPPRAEEPAPPPPVERVVATGWDSDPAAPRHLPFEPSGWDSDPPPPPPQGQQADAEKPRMSWADMAQEDELAAAAAEEAAADEDGEEGEEEEAGGAGRPRARLTREQRELHRFRNVLRKDDFICLERVKGSLVNILAGLELHAGVFSTAEQKRIVDCVYGLQEMGKRGELGDRTYTEPEKWMRGKGRVTIQFGCCYNYATDRKGNPPGIIRTFVSDPIPELFKVMIKRLVRWRILPTDCVPDSCIVNMYDPGDCIPPHIDSHDFVRPFCTVSFLSECNILFGSSLKIAGPGEFTGSFAIPLPVGSVLVINGNGADVAKHCVPAVPSKRISITFRKMDPAKRPFSFKDDPELLNITPLEAPAAPETSRSLDEGKGKQLGAQTRDPGSRSSRSRKSKGRTTPAGKAGWGGILGDQPPQHPQSPISSVSSDRERDSIGRSREPRYPPSSDRERDSVERPREPRHPRDAPSQGEDLRDRLNRLPHERPPGSGVFFVNNGADSQARGQRMEHRQLQMINRTINDDMDSLSVGSHESSEQPRVSVRTIHNRPRTRINLGW from the exons ATggccgccggcgacggcgccgaCCCGATGGAGCTCGTGCGGGGGCAGTACGACGCCGACGAGCTCGCCATCGCCGGGGAGTTCCTCACCACCTGGCTCCCCTTCCTCTCCGCGGGCCTCTGCCCCTCCTGCGTCGGCTCCCTCCGCGGCCGCgtcgcctccctcctccccccgccgccgcccccgccgcgag CGGAggagccggcgccgccgccgccggtcgagAGGGTCGTTGCCACGGGGTGGGACTCGGATCCGGCCGCCCCGCGGCATCTCCCGTTCGAGCCCAGCGGGTGGGACTCGgatccgcccccgccgccgccgcaggggCAGCAGGCGGATGCGGAGAAGCCCCGGATGTCGTGGGCGGACATGGCGCAGGAGGACGAGCTcgccgccgcggcggcggaggaggcggccgcagacgaggacggggaggagggggaggaggaggaggccggcggggcgGGGAGGCCGAGGGCGAGGCTGACCAGGGAGCAGCGGGAGCTGCATCGGTTCCGGAACGTGCTGCGGAAGGACGACTTCATATGCCTCGAGAGGGTCAAGGGCAGCCTCGTCAACATCCTCGCCGGCCTGGAGCTCCACGCCGGCGTGTTCAGCACCGCCGAGCAGAAGCGCATCGTCGACTGCGTCTACGGCCTGCAGGAGATGGGCAAGCGCGGGGAGCTTGGAG ATCGTACATATACAGAACCTGAGAAATGGATGCGTGGTAAAGGGCGGGTAACAATTCAATTTGGATGCTGTTATAACTATGCTACG GACAGGAAAGGAAATCCACCAGGCATCATTCGAACTTTTGTTTCTGATCCGATCCCTGAACTATTTAAGGTCATGATCAAGAGATTGGTAAGGTGGCGTATTCTGCCAACGGATTGTGTGCCAGACAGTTGCATTGTCAACATGTATGACCCTGGAGATTGCATTCCACCACATATAGACAGCCATGATTTTGTTCGACCATTTTGTACTGTTTCATTCCTCAGTGAATGCAACATACTTTTTGGGTCTAGTCTGAAAATCGCTGGTCCTGGAGAATTTACGGGCTCATTTGCAATTCCTCTGCCTGTTGG GTCTGTGCTCGTCATAAATGGCAATGGTGCTGATGTTGCAAAGCATTGTGTTCCAGCGGTACCGTCCAAAAG GATATCCATTACCTTCAGAAAAATGGATCCTGCAAAGCGTCCATTCAGTTTCAAGGATGATCCTGAACTGCTGAACATCACTCCTCTCGAAGCACCAGCTGCACCCGAAACTAGCAGATCCTTGGATGAAGGCAAGGGGAAGCAGCTTGGCGCACAAACTCGGGATCCAGGCAGCAGATCATCCAGAAGCAGGAAATCCAAAGGAAGAACGACACCTGCTGGAAAGGCCGGATGGGGGGGCATTCTTGGAGACCAACCTCCACAGCACCCACAGAGCCCCATCTCCAGTGTGAGCTCTGACAGAGAGAGGGACTCCATTGGGAGGTCGAGAGAGCCAAGATATCCACCGAGTTCTGACAGAGAAAGGGACTCCGTTGAGAGGCCGAGAGAGCCAAGACATCCGCGTGACGCGCCATCTCAGGGCGAAGACCTCAGAGACCGGCTGAACAGGCTGCCTCATGAGAGGCCACCTGGCAGCGGCGTGTTCTTTGTCAACAACGGCGCGGACTCCCAGGCCAGGGGGCAACGGATGGAGCACAGGCAGCTACAGATGATCAACCGCACCATCAACGACGACATGGACTCCCTCTCCGTCGGGAGCCACGAGTCCTCCGAGCAGCCCCGCGTCAGCGTGCGGACCATACACAACAGGCCAAGGACCAGAATAAACCTGGGCTGGTAG